From Spirosoma aerolatum, one genomic window encodes:
- the bshB1 gene encoding bacillithiol biosynthesis deacetylase BshB1 produces the protein MTVDVLAIAAHPDDVEMTCAGTVLSLIAQGKTVAVIDLTRGELGTRGTPEIRAQEAAEGARIMQLSARENMGFRDGFFRNDEAHQLALIPLIRQYRPQIVLTNTPDDRHPDHGRASELVADACFYSGLRQIKTIGKDGQPQEAHRPILIYNFIQDRSLKPDFVVDVTPYWDQKLAAIQAYKSQFFNPDSDEPQSYISGEAFMKFLEARTREHGHMIGAEFGEGFISRRMLGINDLFALR, from the coding sequence ATGACAGTAGATGTACTCGCCATTGCGGCCCACCCCGACGACGTTGAAATGACTTGTGCAGGCACGGTTCTTTCGTTGATTGCCCAAGGTAAAACCGTAGCCGTCATTGATCTGACACGGGGGGAACTCGGCACGCGGGGTACTCCCGAAATTCGAGCCCAGGAAGCCGCAGAAGGCGCGCGAATCATGCAGTTGAGTGCCCGCGAGAATATGGGCTTTCGTGATGGTTTTTTCCGAAACGATGAAGCGCATCAACTGGCGCTCATCCCACTGATCCGTCAGTATCGCCCCCAAATAGTCCTGACCAATACACCCGACGACCGCCACCCCGACCACGGCCGAGCGTCTGAACTGGTAGCCGATGCCTGTTTTTACTCAGGACTCCGGCAGATAAAAACCATTGGTAAAGATGGCCAGCCGCAGGAAGCACACCGCCCTATTCTGATCTATAATTTCATTCAGGATCGTTCACTAAAGCCCGATTTTGTGGTTGACGTTACGCCTTACTGGGATCAAAAGTTAGCCGCTATTCAGGCCTATAAAAGCCAGTTTTTCAATCCCGACAGCGATGAGCCTCAAAGCTACATTTCGGGCGAAGCATTCATGAAATTCCTCGAAGCCCGCACGCGTGAGCATGGTCACATGATCGGTGCCGAGTTCGGTGAAGGGTTTATTAGCCGACGGATGCTCGGCATTAATGATTTGTTCGCGCTCCGATAG
- a CDS encoding ligand-binding sensor domain-containing protein → MNHAAAKRNAMSDWFRRTQCIQLFILMLVFGSGYGQTPAISFQRLTLQQGLPANYTSAITQDKAGFIWIATVNGLCRFDGLRCLRFTRQPGDSRSLSHRIMRTVFTSQNGTLWVGAQEGLNQFEPATQSFQRHSFASLGAGCDFIRYIAEGQGGQLWLATKGGAVSFNPATGKSALLILPVGTASPTDVKSIRRILVDGHTLWIGTQGGLYAYDVRTKQVRSWLSNTYISALARHPRTGEILVGTNQGLLTRLNPTTGALMPVSELSVQEPIASILFTRTGDLWVGVTRKGLYHFDAASNRFLPYQNNEDNPRSLSSNSIISLYEDRAGVVWVLTDDSGVCWFNPTVEKFHSLFDEVNYMPTNTLGFDAAGLSIDPTDNSVWVATRDGVAHINPQHKAYQLYHHEPANTNSIRDNFNYSILADQARRIWIGTKNGLDWLDPISGKAMHIPSLSEGMERGRLPNAHKAIAGNQVFGLIKAPDGRIFIGTNERLTIYDPRTNHFSHQYNDTRIARLPGKNYNTLYLDREQNLWVGGLGPVYKISPDFKLLAQYVHSDDPQSLPDDGATGFAEDRFGRMWISTDDGLGCLNQKTGKFQVFSTQHGLPHFDASGVFVEGDTVWVTTSRGLALADVRHLKFTVFTEADVFSASEFESGSIVRDASGRLYFGAMHGLVYADPNRMRRNQFVPPVCLTSLRVNAQEWGPGQLATPNKLELRYTQNMFTFDMAALSFDNPGDNQYAYKLENFDADWNREGNRAFASYTNVPPGDYVLHVLASNNDGVWNRTGYRLPITIQAPFWQTWWFRITTLLTLLTLTGFVARWREKQLAAQQREKSELRERIAASEMKALRSQMNPHFLYNSLNAIRLFILQNDSDNADKYLVKFARLMRLILDNSRLEWVTLDSELEQLTLYLELEQLRFDDLFNFSVSADPSLALDKTAIPPMIIQPYIENAILHGMAHKKTKGCIRVTIEPKPTHLECTVDDDGVGRQQAQVLKKQASGHKSVGLRVTEDRLQLIGQRSGQAAGVQIIDKYDENQQPAGTRVIIQLPFLNQQAE, encoded by the coding sequence ATGAACCATGCTGCCGCCAAAAGGAATGCCATGAGTGATTGGTTCAGACGTACGCAGTGTATTCAGTTGTTTATACTGATGCTCGTGTTTGGGTCGGGTTATGGGCAGACTCCGGCTATATCGTTTCAGCGGTTGACCTTACAACAGGGGTTGCCTGCGAATTATACGTCGGCCATTACCCAGGACAAAGCAGGGTTCATCTGGATTGCCACCGTCAATGGCCTGTGCCGATTCGATGGGTTACGCTGCCTTCGGTTCACTCGTCAGCCCGGCGACTCGCGATCGTTATCCCATCGTATCATGCGAACGGTATTCACATCCCAAAATGGCACTCTTTGGGTGGGGGCGCAGGAAGGGCTGAATCAATTCGAACCGGCTACCCAGTCGTTTCAACGGCATTCATTTGCCAGTTTGGGAGCAGGTTGCGATTTTATTCGCTATATAGCCGAAGGTCAGGGTGGACAATTGTGGCTGGCTACAAAAGGAGGGGCAGTTAGCTTTAACCCGGCTACGGGTAAATCGGCTTTATTAATCCTGCCTGTTGGTACAGCTTCGCCTACGGATGTAAAATCGATTCGCCGGATTCTGGTCGATGGTCATACACTCTGGATTGGGACACAGGGAGGCCTCTATGCGTATGATGTACGTACAAAGCAGGTTCGTTCATGGCTATCTAACACCTACATTTCTGCGCTGGCCCGGCATCCGCGAACCGGCGAAATTTTGGTAGGTACGAATCAGGGGCTTTTAACACGACTCAACCCGACTACGGGGGCTTTGATGCCCGTCTCGGAGTTAAGCGTTCAGGAGCCGATCGCGTCCATATTGTTTACCCGAACGGGCGATTTGTGGGTGGGGGTTACCCGGAAAGGACTCTATCACTTCGATGCGGCTAGTAACCGGTTCCTGCCGTATCAAAACAATGAAGACAACCCGCGCAGCCTTAGTTCTAACTCCATTATTTCGCTATATGAAGACCGAGCTGGCGTTGTTTGGGTATTGACCGACGATTCAGGCGTTTGCTGGTTCAATCCAACCGTTGAGAAGTTTCACTCGCTATTTGATGAAGTTAATTATATGCCGACCAATACCTTAGGGTTTGATGCGGCCGGTTTATCGATCGATCCAACCGATAATTCCGTGTGGGTGGCAACTCGGGATGGCGTGGCGCACATCAATCCCCAGCATAAAGCGTATCAACTTTATCATCACGAACCGGCGAATACCAACAGCATACGGGATAATTTCAATTACTCTATTCTAGCCGACCAGGCTCGACGAATATGGATTGGTACAAAAAATGGCCTTGACTGGCTTGACCCCATTTCCGGTAAAGCAATGCACATACCGAGCCTGTCTGAAGGTATGGAGCGTGGCCGCTTGCCCAATGCACACAAAGCCATCGCCGGTAATCAGGTGTTCGGACTGATTAAAGCGCCTGACGGACGAATCTTTATTGGCACCAACGAAAGACTTACCATTTACGACCCTCGAACAAACCACTTTTCGCACCAATATAACGATACGCGCATAGCCAGATTGCCCGGTAAAAATTACAACACGCTCTATTTAGACCGGGAGCAGAATTTATGGGTAGGCGGCCTGGGACCCGTTTATAAGATCAGCCCTGATTTCAAACTGCTGGCCCAATATGTACACAGCGATGACCCACAGAGCCTTCCCGACGATGGGGCAACCGGATTTGCTGAAGATCGGTTTGGGCGAATGTGGATCAGTACGGATGATGGACTAGGGTGTCTAAATCAGAAGACGGGAAAATTTCAGGTGTTTTCGACCCAGCATGGGCTGCCTCATTTTGATGCATCTGGCGTATTTGTGGAGGGCGATACCGTTTGGGTTACTACCAGTCGTGGGTTAGCGCTGGCCGATGTTCGGCATCTGAAGTTTACAGTGTTTACAGAAGCCGACGTGTTTTCGGCCTCCGAATTTGAGTCCGGTTCCATCGTTCGGGATGCATCGGGACGGCTTTACTTCGGGGCTATGCACGGATTGGTTTATGCCGATCCGAACCGTATGCGACGCAACCAGTTTGTCCCACCCGTATGCCTCACATCGTTGCGGGTAAATGCACAGGAATGGGGACCTGGTCAGTTAGCGACCCCCAACAAACTAGAGCTGCGCTACACGCAAAATATGTTTACGTTTGATATGGCGGCTTTGAGTTTCGATAACCCAGGCGATAATCAGTATGCGTACAAACTGGAAAATTTCGATGCCGACTGGAACCGGGAGGGGAATCGTGCTTTTGCCAGCTATACCAACGTGCCTCCCGGCGATTATGTGCTGCACGTGCTTGCATCGAACAACGATGGCGTGTGGAATCGGACAGGGTATCGGCTTCCGATCACCATTCAGGCACCTTTCTGGCAAACCTGGTGGTTTCGGATCACTACGCTGCTGACTCTGCTGACTCTGACCGGGTTTGTGGCCCGTTGGCGTGAAAAGCAACTGGCCGCTCAGCAACGGGAAAAAAGTGAACTCCGCGAGCGGATAGCCGCTTCGGAAATGAAGGCGCTACGGTCGCAAATGAATCCTCATTTTTTGTATAACTCGCTGAATGCCATTCGGTTGTTTATCCTCCAGAACGATAGCGATAATGCCGATAAATACCTGGTTAAGTTTGCCCGGCTAATGCGGCTGATTCTGGATAACTCCCGGCTGGAATGGGTCACGCTCGATAGTGAGCTGGAACAGTTGACCTTGTACCTGGAACTGGAGCAACTTCGGTTCGATGACCTGTTCAATTTTTCAGTTTCCGCCGACCCGTCGTTAGCGCTGGACAAAACAGCGATTCCCCCCATGATTATTCAACCGTATATCGAAAATGCGATTCTTCATGGAATGGCTCATAAAAAGACGAAGGGATGTATCCGGGTAACTATTGAGCCTAAGCCTACTCACCTGGAATGTACCGTTGACGATGATGGGGTTGGCCGTCAGCAGGCGCAGGTGCTTAAAAAGCAGGCTTCAGGCCACAAGAGCGTTGGCTTACGGGTAACCGAAGACCGTCTTCAGTTGATCGGCCAGCGAAGTGGGCAGGCTGCAGGTGTTCAGATCATCGATAAATACGACGAAAACCAGCAACCCGCCGGTACGCGTGTGATCATTCAATTGCCGTTCCTGAATCAACAGGCTGAATAA
- a CDS encoding histidine kinase, whose protein sequence is MANDKKTVSRPEYQPSLKEELEVERVINFFAMSLLEQSTVDEVLWDVVRNCIARLKFVDCVIYELDKSRQVLIQKAAHGPKGSTAGTIVHPIELTVGQGIVGTVAQTGKPERIDNTALDKRYIADDAVRLSEIAVPIWHNGCVWGVIDAEHPKRGFFRPHHLTILTKIAALCAQKIRRVETEQAYQQVQQQLAINNRRIAETKLLALRLQMNPHFIFNSLNAINKFVLENESEQASLYLTKFSKLMRQIMANTANEWVSLSNELTALKLYVELESLRCDNQFNFQLTVSESLNPDLVSIPPMVTYPYIENAIRHGLLQPNVRKPTLCIDCREQDGYLVIEITDNGIGREASAKAQLRGLTAHKTYGHALTEERLQIVNEVYDVNAGIYFTDLTRPTGEPAGTSVIFTMKLKQP, encoded by the coding sequence GTGGCAAATGATAAAAAAACAGTTTCGAGGCCGGAATATCAGCCTTCTCTAAAAGAAGAACTGGAAGTAGAACGGGTCATTAACTTCTTCGCGATGTCGCTGCTGGAGCAGAGCACCGTGGATGAGGTACTATGGGACGTGGTCAGGAACTGTATCGCTCGTCTGAAGTTTGTTGACTGTGTGATTTATGAACTTGACAAAAGCCGCCAGGTACTGATTCAAAAAGCGGCTCATGGCCCTAAAGGATCGACTGCCGGGACGATCGTTCACCCCATCGAACTGACTGTAGGTCAGGGCATTGTAGGAACTGTTGCCCAAACCGGCAAGCCCGAGCGGATTGATAATACGGCTCTTGACAAACGCTATATTGCCGATGATGCCGTTCGTCTTTCCGAAATTGCCGTACCCATCTGGCATAACGGCTGTGTCTGGGGAGTCATTGATGCCGAACATCCGAAACGAGGCTTTTTCCGTCCGCATCACCTTACCATCCTGACCAAAATTGCGGCCCTATGCGCCCAGAAAATCCGTCGGGTCGAAACCGAACAGGCCTACCAGCAGGTTCAACAACAACTGGCAATCAACAACCGACGAATTGCCGAAACTAAATTGCTGGCATTGCGGCTCCAGATGAACCCACATTTCATTTTCAACAGCCTGAACGCCATCAATAAATTTGTGCTGGAAAATGAGTCGGAGCAGGCATCGCTTTACCTGACTAAGTTTTCGAAGCTCATGCGCCAGATTATGGCCAATACGGCCAATGAATGGGTCAGCCTAAGCAACGAACTGACAGCCCTGAAGCTGTATGTAGAACTGGAGTCGTTGCGGTGCGATAACCAGTTTAATTTTCAGCTAACCGTCAGTGAATCCCTCAATCCTGATCTGGTGAGCATTCCTCCAATGGTGACCTATCCGTATATTGAAAACGCCATTCGACACGGTCTTTTGCAGCCGAATGTTCGTAAGCCAACCTTATGCATCGATTGCCGTGAACAGGATGGTTATTTAGTGATCGAAATTACCGATAATGGCATTGGCCGCGAAGCCTCTGCCAAAGCACAACTACGTGGGCTGACAGCGCATAAGACCTACGGACATGCCCTTACGGAAGAACGGCTACAAATTGTAAATGAAGTGTATGATGTGAATGCAGGTATCTACTTTACCGACTTAACCAGACCGACTGGTGAACCGGCCGGAACCAGCGTTATATTTACCATGAAACTCAAACAACCATGA
- a CDS encoding LytR/AlgR family response regulator transcription factor, which produces MTALLIDDEKHCRDVLTLLLKRYCPSVQILAGCANGQEGLAAIESMHPDLIFLDIEMPGMSGFEMLEACKYNGFRVIFTTAFNEYAIKAIRHNALDYILKPVDKDELIRAVNKAEQEQSTQAPTNIEQFLGYLQSQRVGDRIALPTMEGLQIIHSEEIYYCESDGGYTRFALKNGQIILISKTLKEVEDVLETKGFCRVHHSYLINLRYVQRYIRGDGGEVVMANNKALPVSRNKKQEFLSLLEKI; this is translated from the coding sequence ATGACTGCTCTACTTATTGATGATGAAAAACATTGCCGCGACGTACTAACGCTCCTGCTGAAACGGTACTGTCCTTCGGTTCAGATTCTGGCCGGATGCGCTAATGGCCAGGAAGGTCTGGCGGCCATCGAGTCGATGCACCCTGATCTGATTTTTCTGGACATTGAAATGCCCGGGATGAGTGGATTCGAAATGCTGGAAGCCTGTAAGTATAACGGATTTCGCGTGATTTTCACGACCGCCTTCAACGAATACGCCATTAAAGCCATTCGGCATAATGCCCTAGATTATATTCTGAAACCCGTTGATAAAGATGAACTGATACGGGCGGTCAATAAGGCCGAGCAGGAACAATCCACACAGGCCCCCACCAATATCGAGCAGTTTTTAGGTTACCTGCAAAGTCAGCGTGTGGGCGATCGGATCGCGCTTCCTACGATGGAAGGTCTACAAATTATTCACAGCGAGGAAATTTATTACTGCGAATCGGATGGTGGTTATACACGTTTTGCGCTTAAAAACGGGCAGATTATCCTGATTTCGAAGACGCTGAAGGAGGTAGAAGATGTATTGGAAACGAAAGGATTTTGCCGGGTGCATCACAGCTACCTCATTAATCTGCGGTATGTACAGCGTTATATTCGGGGCGATGGTGGCGAAGTGGTCATGGCCAATAACAAGGCCCTCCCTGTTTCCCGCAATAAAAAGCAGGAATTTCTAAGCCTGCTGGAGAAAATATAA
- a CDS encoding S9 family peptidase: MISNQTINRSGRWLLLLAGLSVSVAGYAQDAVSYQTPPKPLADLVTVPSTPTVSMSGKGDRMVMLEQAEVPTIAELSQPELKLAGLRLNPANTGPSRARYITGLKLRKLTDKEEKTIAGLPASPMISYVSWSPDDSKIAFANSTDSRIDLYVIDVATATAKQVSTMALNATLGVPYRWLSDNKSLIVKAVPAGRGPAPEVSRVPVGPTTQENVKGARGQAPTYQDLLKNPSDEKQFAYYTTAQVVKLGLDGTTTNIGQPGIILSADPSPDGKYVMVETVHTPFSYLVPVYRFPLKTEIYATGGTLVKTLNDGPLQENVAYSRDGVPTGPRDYNWRTDVAASVYYTVAQDNGDPKVKADVRDKVFLLDAPFSAEPKEIYAAQFRFGGFDWGNESTALASERWWQSRKTITKVVNPATWQTSVLFDRSYEDRYANPGQPDVKQNQYGRDVLNILPTGEILMLNGQGSSPEGDRPFVSLLNLKTKQTKELWRSAAPYFERPVAVLDAAKQVILTTRESPDENPNYFVRNLKARIAPIQVTFFPHPYPQLKGIQKQQLRYKRPDGVDLTATLYLPVGYKKEQGPLPTFLWAYPAEFKSKDAAGQVSGSPYQFNRISYWGAAAFVTMGYAILDNASIPIVGEGDKEPNDTYVEQLVASAKAAIDEGVRLGVVDSTKVGVGGHSYGAFMTANLLTHSRMFKAGIARSGAYNRTLTPFGFQNEQRTYWQAPEVYSKMSPFMNADKMKTPLLLIHGEADNNTGTFPIQSERYYNALKGFGATTRLVFLPYESHHYDSKESLLHMLWEMNGWLDKYVKNPTTAAQPNKAGKVGGGKSEK, encoded by the coding sequence ATGATTTCTAATCAAACAATTAATCGCTCAGGTCGCTGGCTTTTGCTACTGGCAGGGCTTTCCGTTTCAGTTGCCGGATATGCACAGGATGCGGTATCGTATCAAACTCCGCCTAAACCGTTGGCCGATCTGGTTACGGTGCCGTCAACCCCTACGGTGAGCATGTCGGGGAAAGGCGACAGGATGGTCATGCTCGAACAGGCCGAAGTGCCGACAATTGCTGAACTGTCGCAACCCGAACTCAAACTGGCCGGACTTCGCCTGAATCCAGCCAATACAGGTCCCAGTCGGGCGCGGTACATTACGGGACTGAAACTGCGGAAACTGACCGATAAAGAGGAGAAAACAATTGCTGGTCTGCCAGCCTCGCCAATGATTAGCTATGTTAGCTGGTCACCCGATGATTCGAAGATTGCATTTGCTAACTCGACTGATAGCCGAATCGACCTGTACGTAATCGATGTGGCAACAGCTACGGCCAAGCAGGTAAGTACAATGGCACTAAATGCAACGCTGGGTGTGCCGTATCGGTGGCTGTCGGACAATAAAAGCCTGATTGTGAAAGCCGTTCCGGCCGGCCGTGGCCCTGCGCCAGAGGTAAGCCGCGTGCCTGTAGGACCCACCACGCAGGAGAACGTGAAAGGTGCCCGCGGACAGGCTCCAACCTACCAGGACCTGCTCAAGAATCCATCCGACGAAAAGCAATTCGCCTATTACACAACGGCACAGGTCGTTAAATTGGGATTAGACGGTACTACGACCAACATCGGCCAGCCCGGCATCATCCTCTCGGCCGATCCCTCACCAGATGGAAAATATGTCATGGTCGAAACGGTACATACGCCGTTTTCCTATCTCGTACCTGTATATCGGTTCCCGCTAAAAACGGAGATTTATGCCACTGGTGGGACGCTGGTGAAAACGCTCAACGACGGCCCATTGCAGGAAAATGTTGCCTACAGCCGGGATGGCGTTCCGACAGGACCGCGCGATTACAACTGGCGGACGGACGTCGCGGCTTCGGTCTATTATACGGTTGCGCAGGACAATGGCGATCCGAAAGTAAAGGCTGATGTTCGGGATAAAGTGTTTTTGCTGGATGCGCCCTTTTCCGCCGAGCCTAAAGAAATCTACGCGGCTCAGTTTCGGTTTGGTGGGTTCGATTGGGGGAACGAGTCGACGGCATTAGCCAGCGAACGGTGGTGGCAGAGCCGCAAAACCATTACCAAAGTTGTGAATCCAGCTACCTGGCAAACCTCGGTTCTGTTTGACCGCTCGTACGAAGATCGATATGCCAATCCAGGTCAGCCTGATGTGAAGCAGAACCAGTATGGCCGGGATGTGCTGAACATTCTGCCTACGGGCGAAATTCTGATGCTGAATGGACAAGGCTCATCCCCCGAAGGTGACCGCCCGTTTGTAAGCCTTCTGAATCTGAAAACAAAGCAGACGAAAGAGCTCTGGCGTTCGGCGGCCCCGTATTTTGAACGTCCGGTTGCCGTGCTGGATGCTGCCAAACAGGTGATTCTGACCACGCGCGAATCGCCCGACGAAAACCCAAATTATTTCGTTCGGAATCTGAAAGCACGGATTGCTCCCATTCAGGTTACGTTCTTCCCGCATCCGTACCCGCAACTGAAAGGGATTCAGAAGCAGCAACTGCGCTATAAGCGCCCGGACGGTGTCGACCTAACTGCCACTTTGTACTTGCCGGTTGGTTATAAGAAAGAACAGGGACCACTGCCTACCTTCCTATGGGCGTACCCAGCCGAATTCAAAAGCAAAGATGCGGCTGGTCAGGTATCGGGTTCGCCCTACCAGTTCAACCGGATTAGCTACTGGGGCGCGGCTGCATTCGTGACAATGGGTTATGCTATTCTGGATAATGCCAGCATTCCGATTGTAGGCGAAGGGGATAAAGAGCCGAACGATACCTATGTGGAGCAACTGGTAGCCAGCGCAAAAGCCGCTATTGACGAAGGTGTTCGGTTGGGCGTAGTCGATTCAACCAAGGTAGGTGTAGGTGGTCACTCATATGGTGCGTTTATGACGGCCAATCTGCTCACACACAGCCGGATGTTTAAGGCCGGTATTGCACGTAGTGGGGCCTATAACCGGACATTGACACCGTTTGGCTTCCAGAACGAACAGCGTACCTACTGGCAGGCTCCCGAGGTGTACAGTAAAATGTCGCCATTTATGAATGCCGACAAGATGAAAACGCCACTCTTGCTGATTCACGGTGAGGCCGATAATAATACGGGCACGTTTCCCATTCAGTCGGAACGGTATTACAATGCGCTGAAAGGGTTTGGCGCTACCACCCGACTGGTGTTCCTGCCATACGAAAGCCACCATTACGATTCCAAAGAATCGCTACTGCACATGCTATGGGAAATGAATGGCTGGCTCGACAAATACGTGAAAAACCCAACAACGGCGGCTCAGCCCAACAAAGCTGGTAAAGTAGGCGGAGGGAAATCTGAGAAGTAA
- a CDS encoding membrane or secreted protein codes for MHLQKQQLIVFLGLISSLTVAFRPLQKSKLEGAWRLTEPSGTIVMLTMADNYLIQTTYEPNRFVSTRGGAFRQEGNQLSLMVEFDTQDSSRVGQTETYPVTISKGQLTMTSPGGNRVFTQLSELSTPLTGLWRITGRANDAGQMTTMQRGPRKTIKLLTGSRFQWVAINPQTKQFSGTGGGTYVLKSGIYTETIDFFSRDNSRVGRSLTFKAAVDQDEWHHSGQSSTGGAVNEIWTREK; via the coding sequence ATGCACTTACAAAAACAACAACTTATCGTATTCCTTGGACTTATTAGTAGTCTGACAGTTGCATTCAGACCACTACAAAAAAGTAAACTGGAGGGCGCCTGGCGACTGACAGAACCTTCAGGTACGATTGTAATGCTTACGATGGCTGATAACTACCTGATTCAGACAACTTACGAACCCAATCGATTTGTCAGTACGCGTGGAGGGGCCTTTCGGCAGGAGGGTAATCAGTTAAGCCTGATGGTTGAGTTCGACACACAGGATAGTAGCCGGGTGGGTCAAACCGAAACCTATCCCGTAACGATCAGCAAAGGGCAATTGACGATGACTAGCCCTGGCGGCAATCGGGTGTTTACCCAACTGAGTGAATTATCGACACCACTTACCGGACTTTGGCGAATAACAGGACGGGCCAACGATGCGGGACAGATGACGACGATGCAGCGTGGGCCGCGTAAAACCATAAAATTACTGACGGGTAGCCGATTTCAGTGGGTAGCCATTAATCCGCAGACGAAACAGTTTTCTGGAACTGGAGGTGGTACCTACGTGCTGAAGTCAGGAATTTACACCGAAACGATTGATTTCTTTTCCCGGGATAATAGCCGCGTTGGCCGATCGCTCACGTTTAAAGCCGCTGTCGATCAGGACGAATGGCATCATAGCGGTCAAAGTTCAACGGGTGGCGCTGTGAATGAAATTTGGACTCGTGAGAAATAA